One Kitasatospora sp. MAP12-44 DNA segment encodes these proteins:
- a CDS encoding DUF397 domain-containing protein has protein sequence MHDSTTLDQGGFDWHKSSHSSDQSGNCVEVGSTPAGTIPVRDTKQGKQGPVLTFDPQAWNGFISGIKAGEFPV, from the coding sequence ATGCACGACAGCACCACCCTCGACCAGGGCGGCTTCGACTGGCACAAGTCGAGCCACTCCAGCGACCAGAGCGGCAACTGCGTCGAGGTCGGCTCCACCCCGGCCGGGACGATCCCGGTACGCGACACCAAGCAGGGAAAGCAGGGCCCGGTCCTCACCTTCGACCCGCAGGCGTGGAACGGCTTCATCAGCGGCATCAAGGCCGGGGAGTTCCCGGTCTGA
- a CDS encoding DUF397 domain-containing protein, translating to MQDSTLNQGARGWRKSKHSSGEDGNCVEAGQMPDVLTAVRDTKGQKAGPVLTFGSAAFVGLVADIKAGRLTFGLV from the coding sequence ATGCAGGACAGCACCCTCAACCAGGGCGCGCGCGGCTGGCGCAAGTCGAAGCACAGCAGTGGTGAGGACGGCAACTGCGTCGAGGCTGGCCAGATGCCCGACGTCCTGACGGCGGTTCGGGACACCAAGGGCCAGAAGGCGGGTCCGGTGCTCACCTTCGGGTCGGCGGCGTTCGTCGGGCTGGTCGCCGACATCAAGGCCGGCCGGTTGACCTTCGGTCTGGTCTGA